Proteins from a single region of Deinococcus malanensis:
- a CDS encoding AMP-binding protein: MNTPLTPLEPMLRAFTVFADRTAVVQGGTFVRYAELAYRTARLVTLLRQHGLQAGGHVLLISPNTPDALLAFHAVPLAGGVIVPLNPAFGDDALNFLSVHADPVVALVDTAHLHRVQDTLKSLDIPVILTGGSDFHARLGVLIPAPLRLPENLDEDAPISINYTSGTTSDPKGVMLTHRNAFLSLGNLLYHLNLRPHSVLLHVLPLAHGNGWGFVWAITAAGATHVPLPDPTELREALRGQGITHLYASPSLLAPLTDLAASPALPRPVKLLLAGTSPHPRVLRTLQQQGFEVLHGYGLTETSAVMVVTDQADLPDLPDVTPVLARQGHPMIFGGQLEVVLDSGAAVPHDGQTPGEIIIRSNLVMKGYYKNRAATRRAIKQGWLHTGDLAVVHPDCRVEILDREGDLLKVQGQPVSSAQIEAVLYRHPSVREAVVVAARSSEGDLPVAFVTLHPGAQILGRELLGFCAPHLPAHALPRRVQLVPELPKTASGKVLKHVLRAQVRDKPGVQPAD, translated from the coding sequence TTGAATACGCCGCTCACGCCTCTGGAGCCGATGCTCCGCGCCTTTACCGTCTTTGCGGACCGGACCGCCGTGGTTCAGGGTGGAACTTTCGTCCGCTACGCAGAACTGGCTTACCGGACAGCCCGGCTGGTAACGCTGTTGCGCCAGCATGGATTACAAGCCGGTGGTCATGTCCTGCTGATCTCCCCAAATACCCCTGACGCACTGCTGGCCTTTCATGCAGTGCCCCTCGCCGGAGGCGTCATCGTGCCCCTCAATCCGGCGTTTGGGGACGACGCGCTGAATTTTCTGAGTGTTCACGCCGATCCTGTGGTGGCCCTGGTAGATACCGCACACCTTCACCGGGTTCAGGACACGCTGAAAAGCCTAGATATCCCAGTAATTCTGACCGGCGGTTCCGACTTCCATGCACGGCTGGGTGTCCTGATCCCCGCCCCGCTGAGGCTGCCGGAGAACCTTGACGAGGACGCTCCGATCAGCATCAACTACACCTCCGGAACCACCAGCGATCCCAAGGGCGTGATGCTTACGCACCGCAACGCGTTCCTGTCCCTGGGCAACCTGCTGTATCACCTGAATCTGCGCCCACACAGCGTGCTGCTTCATGTCCTGCCGCTGGCGCACGGCAACGGATGGGGCTTTGTCTGGGCCATAACGGCCGCCGGCGCCACCCACGTGCCCCTGCCGGACCCAACGGAACTGCGCGAGGCGCTGCGGGGCCAGGGGATCACCCACCTGTACGCCTCCCCTTCTCTGCTGGCTCCCCTGACGGACCTGGCTGCGTCACCCGCCCTGCCCCGCCCGGTGAAGCTGCTGCTGGCCGGTACCAGTCCCCATCCGCGGGTGCTGCGCACCCTGCAGCAGCAGGGGTTCGAGGTGCTGCATGGCTACGGTCTGACCGAAACCAGCGCCGTGATGGTCGTCACCGACCAGGCCGATCTCCCGGACCTTCCTGACGTGACGCCCGTCCTGGCGCGGCAGGGCCATCCCATGATCTTCGGGGGCCAGCTGGAGGTCGTGCTCGACAGCGGCGCTGCCGTCCCTCACGACGGCCAGACTCCCGGCGAGATCATCATTCGCAGCAACCTGGTCATGAAGGGCTACTACAAAAACCGCGCCGCCACCCGGCGCGCCATCAAGCAGGGCTGGCTCCACACCGGTGACCTTGCCGTCGTGCATCCCGACTGCCGGGTGGAGATTCTCGACCGCGAGGGGGACCTGTTGAAAGTCCAGGGGCAGCCAGTCTCCAGTGCCCAGATCGAGGCGGTGCTGTACCGGCATCCCAGCGTGCGCGAGGCGGTCGTGGTGGCCGCCCGCAGCAGCGAGGGGGACCTGCCGGTAGCCTTTGTCACCCTGCACCCCGGCGCGCAGATTCTGGGCCGCGAACTGCTGGGGTTCTGTGCGCCGCATCTGCCTGCTCACGCTCTGCCCCGCCGGGTGCAGCTGGTTCCCGAGCTGCCCAAAACCGCCAGCGGCAAGGTGCTCAAGCATGTGTTGCGTGCCCAGGTCCGTGACAAGCCTGGGGTTCAGCCCGCCGACTGA
- a CDS encoding ribonuclease HII, protein MASPSVTPDWAYEREHWRRGYFRVAGVDEAGRGAWAGPVTVAAVILPGLAQEYPFRDSKQLSAPQRETFAQEVRRVALSYAVEHAWPDEIERLNILGATHAAAERALARLDPAPQALVTDYLKLRTSLPLSAPPRADALSYTVAAASLLAKTERDRIMQDLDLQHPGYGFAGHKGYGAPAHRAALAELGVSLVHRRSYAPIRALLEAPAPLLPEPG, encoded by the coding sequence ATGGCCTCTCCTTCCGTCACCCCCGACTGGGCCTATGAACGTGAACACTGGCGCCGGGGCTATTTCCGTGTTGCCGGGGTGGATGAAGCCGGGCGAGGTGCCTGGGCCGGACCGGTCACGGTGGCCGCGGTGATCCTGCCGGGGCTCGCCCAGGAGTACCCCTTTCGCGACAGCAAACAGCTCAGCGCCCCGCAGCGCGAGACCTTCGCGCAGGAGGTCCGCCGCGTGGCCCTGAGCTACGCCGTCGAACACGCCTGGCCCGACGAGATCGAGCGGCTGAACATCCTGGGGGCGACCCACGCGGCAGCCGAGCGGGCCCTGGCCCGGCTGGATCCGGCGCCGCAGGCCCTGGTCACGGATTACCTGAAGTTGCGCACGAGCCTGCCGCTCTCCGCTCCTCCCAGGGCCGACGCCCTGAGTTACACTGTCGCCGCCGCCAGCCTGCTGGCCAAAACCGAGCGTGACCGCATCATGCAAGACCTGGACCTCCAGCACCCTGGCTACGGCTTTGCGGGGCATAAGGGGTACGGCGCCCCAGCGCACCGCGCCGCCCTGGCGGAACTGGGCGTCAGCCTGGTGCACCGGCGCAGTTACGCCCCAATCCGGGCCCTGCTGGAAGCACCGGCGCCGCTCCTCCCGGAACCCGGATGA
- a CDS encoding MOSC domain-containing protein — protein sequence MSSWVYTVSSAAGHHYSKCPQPMIRLRAGWGVEGDAHAGITVQHRSRVRQDPTQPNLRQVHLIQGELPDELRAPGFDLSPGDLGENILTRGVNLLALPRGSILQLGIQAVVELTGLRNPCAQIETFRPGLLRAVLRQDVHGALVRRAGVMGMVLVGGEVRPSDPVKVTRPAGPHVPLDRV from the coding sequence ATGAGCTCCTGGGTCTACACGGTCAGCTCGGCTGCCGGGCACCACTACAGCAAATGCCCGCAGCCCATGATCCGGCTGAGGGCCGGCTGGGGTGTCGAGGGCGATGCCCACGCCGGGATCACGGTTCAGCACCGCTCGCGCGTCCGGCAGGATCCTACGCAACCCAACCTGCGGCAGGTCCACCTGATTCAAGGCGAACTGCCTGACGAACTGCGGGCACCGGGATTTGACCTGAGCCCCGGCGACCTGGGAGAAAATATTCTGACGCGTGGGGTAAACCTGCTGGCGCTCCCACGCGGAAGTATCCTGCAGCTGGGTATCCAGGCTGTCGTGGAGCTGACCGGCCTGCGCAACCCCTGCGCCCAGATCGAGACGTTCAGGCCCGGACTTCTGCGGGCCGTCCTGAGGCAGGACGTCCACGGGGCCTTGGTGCGCCGCGCTGGCGTGATGGGCATGGTCCTGGTTGGCGGCGAAGTACGCCCCAGCGACCCGGTTAAGGTGACGCGGCCAGCAGGACCACATGTCCCGCTCGACCGGGTCTAG
- the lepA gene encoding translation elongation factor 4, with protein sequence MNVRNFSIIAHVDHGKSTLADRILERLGAMGERDKRDQTLDTLELERERGITIKSTPIRLVYRRENGEEYVFNLIDTPGHVDFNYEVSRSLAACEGVLLLVDASQGVEAQTIVNAYLAIDNNLEIIPVINKIDLPAADPEGAAKELEEVIGIPADGAVFASGKSGIGIPEILEAVVERIPAPPGDPQAPLKALIFDSFYDAYQGVILLVRVLEGTLKPKDEIRLMNAGKNFEVDKVGTFSPALVVGDSLPAGAVGWVAAGIKDIHDAQVGDTLTGSDNPTTEPFPGFKPAQPVVFSGLYPTDTEDYRKLRDALEKLKLNDAAFSFEPETSEALGFGFRCGFLGLLHAEIIQERLEREYDLDLIATAPAVVYRVTLTNGEIFETQNPAEFPTRDRITSVEEPYIKLSIMLPEDYVGPVMQLLQERRGSMITMNYMGKRVELLYEVPFGEILYDFHDRLKSISRGYASMDYEQIGYREGDLRKVDIMVNNEVIDALAVIVHETKTYSLGRKIVDKMAEVIPRQMFPVPVQAVIGAKIIARATVKAFRKDVLAKCYGGDISRKKKLLDKQKKGRARMKQFGTVEVPQEAFLAVLSTEE encoded by the coding sequence GTGAACGTTAGGAATTTTTCCATCATCGCGCACGTGGACCACGGCAAGTCCACGCTGGCCGACCGCATCCTGGAGCGGCTCGGCGCGATGGGTGAACGTGACAAGCGCGACCAGACGCTTGACACCCTGGAGCTGGAGCGCGAGCGCGGCATTACCATCAAGTCCACCCCCATCCGACTGGTCTACCGCCGTGAAAACGGCGAGGAATATGTCTTCAACCTGATTGACACTCCTGGGCACGTGGACTTCAACTACGAAGTCTCGCGCTCGCTGGCCGCGTGCGAAGGCGTGCTGCTGCTGGTGGACGCGTCTCAGGGTGTCGAGGCCCAGACCATCGTCAACGCCTACCTGGCCATCGACAACAACCTGGAAATCATTCCGGTGATCAACAAGATTGACCTCCCCGCCGCCGATCCTGAAGGCGCAGCCAAAGAACTGGAGGAAGTCATTGGGATTCCGGCAGACGGAGCCGTATTCGCCTCGGGCAAGTCGGGGATCGGCATTCCGGAGATCCTGGAAGCCGTGGTCGAGCGGATTCCGGCGCCTCCCGGGGACCCGCAGGCGCCCCTGAAGGCGCTGATCTTCGATTCGTTCTACGACGCCTATCAGGGCGTGATCCTGCTGGTACGGGTGCTGGAAGGGACGCTGAAGCCCAAGGACGAGATCCGCCTGATGAACGCCGGCAAGAACTTTGAGGTAGACAAGGTCGGCACCTTCAGCCCTGCACTGGTCGTGGGTGATTCGCTGCCTGCAGGGGCGGTCGGCTGGGTCGCGGCCGGGATCAAGGACATCCACGACGCCCAGGTCGGGGACACGCTGACCGGCAGCGACAATCCCACCACCGAGCCCTTCCCGGGCTTCAAGCCGGCGCAGCCGGTGGTGTTCTCGGGCCTCTACCCCACCGACACCGAGGACTACCGCAAACTGCGTGACGCCCTGGAGAAGCTCAAGCTCAACGACGCCGCGTTTTCCTTTGAGCCCGAAACCTCCGAGGCGCTGGGATTCGGCTTCCGCTGCGGCTTCCTGGGCCTCTTGCACGCTGAAATCATCCAGGAGCGTCTGGAGCGCGAATACGACCTGGACCTGATCGCCACCGCGCCGGCCGTGGTCTACCGCGTCACCCTGACCAACGGTGAGATCTTCGAGACCCAGAACCCGGCCGAATTTCCCACCCGTGACCGCATCACCAGTGTGGAGGAGCCGTATATCAAGCTCTCGATCATGCTGCCCGAGGACTACGTGGGCCCGGTGATGCAGCTGCTGCAGGAACGCCGCGGCTCGATGATCACCATGAACTACATGGGCAAGCGCGTGGAGCTGCTGTACGAGGTGCCCTTCGGCGAGATCCTGTACGACTTCCACGACCGCCTGAAGTCCATCAGCCGTGGCTACGCCAGCATGGACTACGAACAGATCGGCTACCGCGAGGGCGACCTGCGCAAGGTCGACATCATGGTCAACAACGAGGTCATCGACGCGCTGGCCGTCATTGTCCATGAGACCAAGACCTACAGCCTGGGCCGCAAGATCGTGGACAAGATGGCCGAGGTGATTCCGCGGCAGATGTTCCCGGTTCCGGTGCAGGCCGTGATCGGGGCGAAGATCATCGCGCGGGCCACCGTCAAGGCCTTCCGCAAGGACGTGCTGGCCAAGTGTTACGGCGGCGACATCTCGCGCAAGAAGAAATTGCTGGACAAACAGAAAAAGGGCCGCGCCCGGATGAAGCAGTTCGGAACCGTGGAAGTGCCGCAGGAAGCCTTTCTGGCCGTGTTGAGCACCGAAGAATAA
- a CDS encoding sensor histidine kinase: MSRLPFLVRPAPQTGVVRLSTLRTQFTLVIFLLAFLPNLVLTFSARPATPSPALLAWMLLVAGLCGLLGYLLSGALLRPLSRLEKELERGRLTDIHDDDPAEIRALREAFSQLIGRLGTEQTRRNAFMATLVHDLKTPLIATGHLTRALATLPLPEAERREVGELIQSETGRLLALVQQMADAHRFEREDVKIQPELADLRGLLSGVVQRLESQARSRGVALSVHGTGSACVDSAVLERAVTNLADNAVRFAQTRVQLRIAPQGIAVLDDGPGLQAPLEDLAQPFNSQPTTIAGQQYTAGTAGLGLYITRRIAEAHGGQLLYERHHHPLPGSDTSASLPSPAAGHTALSIVLPEVLP, encoded by the coding sequence ATGAGCCGCCTGCCTTTTCTGGTGCGCCCGGCCCCACAGACGGGTGTCGTGCGGCTCAGTACCTTGCGCACCCAGTTCACGCTGGTGATCTTTTTGCTGGCTTTTTTGCCCAATCTGGTGTTGACCTTTAGTGCACGCCCTGCTACCCCCAGCCCTGCGCTGCTGGCCTGGATGCTGCTGGTGGCAGGGTTGTGCGGCCTACTGGGGTATCTGCTCAGTGGCGCGCTGCTCCGGCCCCTGAGCCGGCTGGAAAAGGAACTGGAGCGTGGCCGGCTGACCGATATCCACGACGATGACCCGGCGGAAATCCGAGCGTTGCGGGAAGCCTTCTCGCAGCTGATCGGCCGCCTCGGCACTGAGCAGACACGCCGCAACGCCTTTATGGCTACCCTGGTGCACGACCTGAAGACTCCCCTGATTGCGACCGGGCATCTGACCCGGGCCCTGGCCACGCTGCCTCTGCCCGAAGCGGAGCGGCGCGAGGTGGGCGAGCTCATTCAGAGCGAAACTGGCCGGCTCCTGGCGCTGGTCCAGCAGATGGCCGATGCCCACCGGTTTGAGCGCGAGGACGTCAAGATCCAGCCGGAATTGGCCGATCTGCGGGGGCTGCTCAGTGGGGTGGTCCAGCGCCTTGAATCGCAGGCCCGCTCCCGAGGCGTAGCTCTCAGTGTGCACGGCACCGGGAGTGCCTGCGTGGACAGCGCCGTTCTGGAACGCGCAGTGACCAATCTGGCTGACAACGCCGTGCGCTTTGCCCAGACCCGGGTGCAGTTGCGGATCGCGCCGCAGGGCATTGCCGTGCTGGACGACGGCCCCGGTCTGCAGGCCCCGCTGGAGGACCTCGCCCAGCCCTTCAATTCCCAGCCCACCACCATCGCCGGGCAGCAGTACACCGCCGGCACTGCTGGCCTCGGGCTGTACATCACCCGCCGGATCGCAGAAGCCCACGGTGGGCAGCTGCTTTACGAACGCCACCACCATCCCCTGCCCGGCTCCGACACGTCCGCATCCCTGCCCTCGCCTGCAGCGGGTCACACCGCTCTGTCCATCGTTCTCCCGGAGGTTTTGCCATGA
- a CDS encoding response regulator transcription factor: MRLVIADDHPLFRMGLKYALIQQGFDVVAEAADGVSALEACRRFVPDAALLDVKMPGMTGIEVCEKLRLTHPEVVGVLITTFSEPAIVQAARSAGARGYVSKETDPESLARQVRDIVMHPEIDRLPHVDVPRLTPRESEVLPLLALGYSNKEIAKNLGVSPDTVKDHLARLYSKLDAGDRTEAVSRARSIGLLS, from the coding sequence ATGAGACTAGTAATTGCCGACGACCATCCCCTGTTCCGCATGGGCCTTAAATACGCCCTGATTCAGCAGGGATTCGACGTGGTTGCCGAAGCGGCCGACGGCGTCAGTGCCCTGGAAGCCTGCCGCCGTTTCGTGCCGGACGCGGCCCTGCTGGACGTCAAGATGCCGGGCATGACCGGCATCGAGGTCTGCGAGAAGCTGCGCCTGACCCACCCGGAAGTGGTGGGGGTGCTGATCACCACCTTTTCCGAGCCGGCTATCGTGCAGGCCGCCCGCAGCGCCGGGGCCCGCGGCTACGTCAGCAAGGAAACGGACCCCGAAAGCCTGGCCCGCCAGGTTCGTGACATCGTCATGCACCCGGAGATCGACCGCCTGCCTCACGTGGACGTGCCGCGCCTGACCCCCCGTGAATCCGAGGTGCTTCCCCTGCTGGCGCTGGGCTACAGCAACAAGGAAATTGCCAAGAACCTGGGAGTCAGCCCGGATACCGTCAAGGATCATCTGGCGCGTCTGTACTCCAAGCTCGATGCCGGTGACCGCACCGAGGCTGTCAGTCGGGCGCGCAGTATCGGCCTGCTGAGCTGA
- a CDS encoding GGDEF domain-containing protein has product MTPLLLPREGPSPQPEKGLLLRLVAAGSRQDVLDQLLEGMPGLRGLTLWGEEGTMLMAWAGERQEQTADRVPLSPDPEYWLSTVPVINFPPEILAVAELRLLYLDAQETSVLLGNNLATLTAAAKTDALTGLPNRHALEMDLKRIDAAGAPFAVVFIDLDGFKAINDRYGHALGDSLLKGYGLWLSRVTGPWGRVYRMGGDEYLLLMTDFPGSPEDFQVWAHERLQIPFVDGVSASIGIAWRHEDTTISDVMRLADTRMYQAKSARSGPSPSRRTDRRTTHKAAAQGN; this is encoded by the coding sequence ATGACGCCCCTGCTGTTGCCCCGTGAAGGACCATCCCCGCAGCCTGAGAAGGGGCTGCTGCTGCGGCTGGTGGCTGCTGGCTCTCGACAGGACGTGCTTGACCAGCTTCTGGAGGGTATGCCCGGCCTGCGGGGACTGACCTTATGGGGAGAGGAGGGCACCATGCTCATGGCATGGGCAGGAGAGCGGCAGGAACAGACCGCAGACCGGGTGCCGCTTTCCCCGGACCCTGAATACTGGCTTAGCACGGTTCCGGTCATCAATTTTCCACCTGAAATCCTCGCAGTCGCAGAGCTGCGCCTTCTTTATCTGGACGCTCAGGAAACGAGTGTCCTCCTGGGCAATAACCTGGCCACGCTGACTGCTGCCGCCAAAACAGACGCCCTGACCGGACTCCCCAACCGTCATGCGCTGGAAATGGACCTGAAGCGCATTGATGCCGCAGGCGCCCCATTTGCGGTGGTATTTATCGATCTGGACGGCTTTAAAGCCATCAATGACCGCTATGGCCATGCGCTGGGCGATTCGCTGCTCAAGGGGTATGGATTGTGGCTTTCCCGCGTGACCGGTCCCTGGGGCCGGGTTTACCGCATGGGCGGGGACGAATACCTGCTGCTGATGACAGATTTTCCGGGGTCTCCTGAAGATTTCCAGGTCTGGGCCCACGAACGGCTGCAGATTCCTTTTGTCGATGGGGTCAGCGCGAGTATTGGCATAGCCTGGCGTCACGAGGACACGACCATCAGTGATGTGATGCGGCTGGCCGACACGCGCATGTATCAGGCTAAGTCAGCGCGGTCAGGGCCTTCTCCCTCGCGCCGAACGGACCGGCGGACTACCCATAAGGCGGCCGCCCAGGGCAACTGA
- a CDS encoding class I SAM-dependent methyltransferase gives MPGLKEKVARQFSHPAGILGRLTGLLMEWENHRLNQLVVQQLAPAGQEQILEVGFGTGRTLAHLSGQTQCGAVAGIDPSGLIVAQAGRRCRRWIRRGRAEVIQGDVSDLPYTDSRFDAVLSVNTIYFWPDPQQAIKEIHRVLKPGGRLLLGYHTAETMEDLQAHGFRLYTDLQIMTLLTAGGFEVDQPTHDPTAPYGATCLKAFRR, from the coding sequence ATGCCTGGGCTTAAGGAAAAAGTGGCCCGTCAGTTCAGCCACCCTGCAGGGATACTTGGCAGGCTGACCGGCCTGCTCATGGAATGGGAAAATCACCGGCTCAATCAGCTGGTGGTCCAGCAGCTGGCACCTGCAGGGCAAGAACAGATCCTGGAAGTCGGGTTCGGGACCGGCAGAACCCTTGCACATCTTTCCGGCCAGACTCAGTGCGGGGCTGTGGCGGGTATAGATCCGTCCGGACTGATAGTCGCGCAGGCCGGCCGCAGATGCCGCCGCTGGATCCGCAGGGGCCGTGCCGAGGTAATCCAGGGAGACGTTTCTGACCTTCCGTACACAGACAGCCGGTTTGACGCCGTGTTGTCCGTCAACACCATCTATTTCTGGCCTGACCCGCAACAGGCCATCAAGGAAATTCACCGGGTTTTAAAGCCTGGAGGCCGGCTTCTTCTGGGTTATCACACGGCCGAAACCATGGAAGACCTGCAGGCTCATGGTTTCAGGCTGTACACGGACCTGCAGATCATGACGTTGCTGACAGCAGGCGGTTTTGAGGTTGACCAGCCGACCCATGATCCGACCGCTCCCTACGGTGCGACGTGTCTCAAAGCCTTTCGCCGCTGA
- a CDS encoding pyridoxal phosphate-dependent aminotransferase codes for MSGPFALSQRALSLKPSATVTVTSRALELRRAGVDVISMSVGEPDFDTPEHIKEAAIRAIRSGQTKYTPVSGTPELREAISQKFSRENGLDHAPDAVTVTSGGKQALFNAFFALLNPGDEVLIPAPCWVSYPEMVALTGAVPVLVPTSPDSGFLLDPEALEACITPRTRMIVLNSPGNPTGAVFSPEVLQAVAHIAQQHNLSIVTDEMYEHLVYDAEQVSIGRYAPEHTLTVNGASKAYAMTGWRIGYAGGPKRVIAAMNALQSQSTSNASSVSQAAALAALVQHELTSQFVESARRAYRERRDVIVDGLNSLGLHTPTPQGAFYVMADTTSIHADELEASRIILDQARVAVVPGTDFAAPGQVRLSYATSLENIHEVLRRLGTLT; via the coding sequence ATGAGCGGCCCTTTTGCCCTATCCCAGCGTGCCCTGAGCCTCAAGCCCTCGGCCACGGTCACCGTCACGAGCCGCGCGCTGGAGCTGCGCCGGGCCGGCGTGGACGTGATCAGCATGAGCGTAGGCGAACCGGATTTCGACACACCCGAGCACATCAAAGAGGCGGCGATCCGGGCCATCCGCAGCGGGCAGACGAAGTACACCCCGGTCAGTGGAACTCCGGAACTGCGGGAGGCCATCAGCCAGAAATTCAGCCGCGAAAACGGGCTCGACCACGCCCCGGACGCTGTGACTGTGACCAGCGGCGGCAAGCAGGCCCTGTTCAATGCCTTCTTTGCACTGCTCAACCCCGGAGACGAGGTGCTGATCCCTGCGCCTTGCTGGGTCAGCTACCCGGAGATGGTCGCGCTGACCGGTGCGGTGCCTGTGCTCGTGCCGACCTCGCCCGACAGTGGCTTTCTGCTGGACCCGGAAGCTCTGGAAGCCTGTATCACCCCCCGCACCCGCATGATTGTGCTGAACAGTCCTGGCAACCCGACCGGCGCCGTGTTTTCGCCTGAGGTGCTGCAGGCCGTCGCACACATTGCCCAGCAGCACAACCTAAGTATCGTCACGGACGAGATGTACGAACATCTGGTGTACGACGCCGAACAGGTCAGCATCGGCCGTTATGCCCCGGAGCACACCCTGACCGTCAACGGCGCCAGCAAGGCCTACGCCATGACCGGCTGGCGCATCGGGTATGCAGGGGGACCGAAAAGGGTTATCGCGGCCATGAATGCCCTGCAGTCCCAGAGCACCAGCAACGCCAGCAGTGTCAGCCAGGCTGCCGCTCTGGCGGCTCTGGTGCAGCATGAGCTGACCAGTCAGTTCGTCGAGAGTGCCCGGCGGGCGTACCGTGAGCGACGTGATGTGATCGTCGACGGGCTCAACAGCCTGGGATTGCACACCCCTACGCCACAGGGAGCCTTCTACGTGATGGCCGACACCACGTCCATCCATGCTGACGAACTGGAAGCGTCCCGCATCATCCTGGATCAGGCCAGGGTCGCGGTGGTGCCCGGCACCGACTTTGCCGCGCCGGGTCAGGTCCGGTTGAGCTACGCCACCAGCCTGGAGAACATCCACGAGGTGCTGCGCCGACTGGGCACCCTGACATAA
- a CDS encoding AIM24 family protein, whose translation MTNMQPGSDGTYSLREFLAQTAERDNPGEVFELESSKMLEVKVNGRIWSKLGAMVAYKGNLSFKREGTLEGGLMKALKRAVSQEMSPLAKIEGRGVAYLADQGKEVQILRLAGDSLNVNGNDLLAFEDSVQYDITMQRRAAGMAAGGLFSVRVQGNGLVAILSHGKPLTLRVTPNEPVFTDPNATIAWSGNLQPQLRMDASLRSMFGRGGGETYQMVFQGDGFVVVQPYEEFDQGLGGDSDGHSGGGIGRTIGDIFD comes from the coding sequence ATGACAAATATGCAACCCGGCAGTGACGGCACGTACAGCCTCCGCGAATTTCTGGCGCAGACCGCCGAACGGGACAATCCCGGCGAGGTGTTTGAGCTCGAAAGCAGCAAGATGCTCGAGGTCAAGGTCAATGGCCGCATCTGGAGCAAGCTGGGCGCCATGGTGGCCTACAAGGGCAACCTGAGCTTCAAGCGTGAGGGCACGCTGGAAGGCGGGCTGATGAAAGCGCTCAAGCGCGCCGTGAGTCAGGAGATGAGCCCGCTGGCCAAGATCGAGGGACGTGGCGTGGCCTATCTGGCGGATCAGGGCAAGGAAGTCCAGATTCTGCGCCTGGCCGGAGACAGCCTGAACGTCAACGGCAACGACCTGCTGGCTTTCGAGGACAGCGTGCAGTACGACATCACCATGCAGCGCCGCGCTGCCGGCATGGCGGCCGGCGGGCTGTTCAGCGTGCGGGTCCAGGGCAACGGCCTGGTGGCTATCCTGAGCCACGGCAAACCCCTGACCCTGCGCGTGACCCCCAACGAGCCGGTCTTCACCGATCCCAATGCCACCATCGCCTGGAGCGGCAACCTGCAGCCCCAGCTGCGCATGGACGCCTCGCTGCGCAGCATGTTCGGCCGGGGCGGCGGCGAGACTTACCAGATGGTCTTCCAGGGCGACGGGTTCGTGGTGGTGCAGCCCTACGAGGAGTTCGACCAGGGCCTGGGTGGCGACAGCGACGGTCACAGCGGCGGAGGCATCGGCCGCACCATCGGCGACATCTTCGACTGA